One genomic segment of Flagellimonas marinaquae includes these proteins:
- a CDS encoding energy transducer TonB family protein: MNLNKSQLSLLITFFSMSIVILLLFNIHLGGVQEDEYVIEMSLADEDIEKLIEEEEERLEEMRAANDPIKSHMALNETAKPSVGNPEPLKTLEELMEERALSSESGEYADNSGFEDQLKKLREQRDEKKEKLGERDAQKEEYTNYLKDRRTSISYSLVERNAYYLPPPIYTCIEGGKVVVNITVDNNGYVTEASFNDKSSGTNNGCLVDNAIAYALKARFSPDSKNSQIGTITYLFQGK, translated from the coding sequence ATGAACCTTAACAAGAGCCAGTTATCACTTTTGATTACTTTCTTCTCTATGTCCATAGTGATTTTATTGCTTTTCAATATTCACCTAGGGGGCGTACAAGAGGATGAGTATGTTATTGAAATGAGCCTGGCCGACGAGGATATTGAAAAGCTTATTGAGGAAGAGGAAGAGCGACTGGAAGAAATGCGAGCTGCCAATGACCCCATTAAAAGCCACATGGCTCTCAACGAAACCGCAAAACCCAGTGTTGGCAACCCAGAGCCTCTAAAAACACTGGAAGAGCTCATGGAAGAAAGAGCTTTGAGCAGCGAATCCGGGGAATATGCCGATAATTCCGGTTTCGAAGATCAATTAAAAAAACTCCGGGAACAACGCGACGAAAAGAAAGAAAAATTAGGGGAACGCGATGCCCAAAAAGAAGAGTACACCAACTATTTAAAAGATCGACGCACTTCCATTTCCTATTCATTGGTAGAAAGAAATGCCTATTATCTTCCTCCGCCTATTTACACCTGTATTGAAGGCGGCAAAGTGGTGGTGAACATTACGGTGGATAACAACGGGTATGTTACCGAGGCAAGTTTTAACGATAAAAGTTCCGGAACCAATAATGGTTGTTTAGTGGACAATGCCATTGCCTATGCATTAAAAGCACGCTTTAGCCCCGATTCCAAAAATTCGCAGATCGGAACCATAACCTACCTATTCCAAGGCAAGTAG
- a CDS encoding thioredoxin family protein, which produces MEVLEKNRLEIVREYLQKGMDYRTYSELVSELAKSGKTTGPVQSDALINYTKLGDRRMVRWEKTFKISEEDQQKLSNLDRQLVFLALSESWCGDAAASLPVIAKIAEASPNITFKIVLRDESLDLMDAFLTKGARSIPKVIVLDKNKNEIVGEWGPRPSIATKMVEDCKRQHGKLTDEFKQELQVWYNKNKGQNILEDILELLALE; this is translated from the coding sequence ATGGAAGTATTGGAAAAGAATCGATTGGAAATAGTCCGGGAATATCTTCAGAAAGGGATGGATTACAGAACTTATAGCGAATTGGTGAGCGAACTCGCAAAATCCGGTAAAACTACTGGTCCTGTTCAATCCGATGCCCTAATTAATTATACCAAACTTGGCGACCGTAGAATGGTGCGGTGGGAGAAGACCTTTAAGATTTCGGAAGAGGACCAACAAAAGTTGAGCAACCTGGATAGGCAACTTGTTTTTTTGGCCCTGTCCGAGAGTTGGTGTGGTGATGCGGCGGCCAGCTTGCCCGTAATCGCCAAAATAGCAGAAGCTAGTCCCAATATTACCTTTAAGATCGTTTTACGGGATGAGAGCCTTGACCTAATGGATGCATTTCTTACCAAAGGAGCACGTTCTATCCCCAAGGTGATCGTACTGGACAAGAACAAAAATGAAATTGTCGGTGAATGGGGCCCAAGACCTAGCATTGCCACTAAAATGGTAGAGGACTGCAAAAGGCAACACGGGAAACTTACCGACGAGTTTAAACAGGAACTACAGGTGTGGTACAATAAGAACAAAGGGCAAAATATCCTAGAGGATATATTGGAACTACTTGCCTTGGAATAG
- a CDS encoding TolC family protein, with protein sequence MPQRNRSQLLFFALLIFATCTFYAQQDVSVLGFKEYLGYVKKYHPIAKQAQLNIAIGQANLMKARGGFDPKVEVDYDTKEFKGTEYWDRLNTTFKIPTWFGIELKGNYQQREGTYLNPDETLPDDGLYSAGVSMSVLQGFWINERMATLKRAKFFREQTKAEQDLQVNQVLYNASLAYFDWLRAFKDAEVYRDFLQNAETRFQGVKESAMAGEVAMIDTVEAKIAVRNRDLGYQQAKVKLMKKSLELSNYLWIEDVPVELQPGVRPNLEPEMDINSTLEIEGMPLDSFSLASHPKLLSLNYKIEGLTVDKRLKANKLLPKLKAEYNFITETPEFINSFVTENYKAGLSFQMPIFLRKERGDLKLAKFKLRDAEYERDNAEVEIQNKVIAIYNELDSFTQQNQLIRDIVNDYSTMLTAEERKFSFGESSLFLINSRESKLIDAYLKQNEMQNKFFHTKAMLFKSLAINPKAL encoded by the coding sequence ATGCCACAAAGAAATAGAAGCCAACTTTTATTTTTTGCCCTACTGATCTTTGCTACCTGTACATTTTATGCACAACAAGATGTATCGGTACTCGGCTTTAAGGAATATTTGGGGTATGTAAAAAAATATCACCCAATTGCCAAGCAGGCACAACTGAATATTGCCATAGGGCAGGCCAACCTTATGAAAGCAAGGGGTGGCTTTGACCCTAAAGTTGAGGTAGATTACGATACCAAAGAGTTTAAAGGGACCGAGTATTGGGATCGATTGAATACGACTTTTAAGATACCCACATGGTTTGGTATTGAGCTAAAAGGGAATTATCAACAGCGTGAGGGCACCTATCTCAATCCCGACGAGACTTTGCCAGATGATGGTCTGTACAGTGCAGGGGTCTCCATGTCCGTATTGCAAGGATTTTGGATCAATGAGCGTATGGCAACCTTAAAAAGGGCAAAGTTTTTTAGGGAACAGACCAAAGCCGAACAAGATCTACAGGTAAACCAAGTCTTATACAATGCCTCATTGGCCTATTTTGATTGGTTAAGGGCCTTTAAGGATGCCGAAGTGTACCGGGATTTTTTACAAAATGCCGAAACTCGTTTTCAGGGGGTCAAGGAAAGTGCCATGGCCGGCGAAGTTGCCATGATCGATACAGTAGAGGCAAAAATTGCTGTTCGAAACCGGGATTTAGGTTATCAACAGGCCAAGGTGAAACTGATGAAAAAATCACTCGAACTCAGTAATTACCTATGGATCGAGGATGTACCCGTTGAGCTTCAACCTGGGGTAAGGCCTAATTTGGAGCCCGAAATGGATATCAATTCAACATTGGAGATCGAGGGTATGCCATTGGATAGCTTCAGTTTGGCATCACATCCGAAACTTTTGTCATTGAACTATAAAATAGAAGGGTTGACGGTTGACAAAAGATTGAAAGCCAATAAACTATTGCCAAAATTAAAGGCGGAATACAATTTTATAACCGAAACACCAGAATTCATAAACTCATTTGTTACCGAGAACTACAAAGCGGGCTTAAGTTTTCAAATGCCCATATTCCTGCGCAAGGAACGTGGAGACCTAAAATTGGCAAAATTTAAACTCAGGGATGCCGAATATGAGCGGGACAATGCCGAAGTGGAAATTCAGAACAAAGTAATTGCCATTTATAACGAGTTGGACTCTTTTACCCAACAAAATCAGCTCATCCGGGATATAGTAAATGACTATTCCACGATGTTGACCGCCGAAGAACGTAAATTCAGTTTTGGGGAAAGTTCCCTGTTTTTGATCAATTCCAGGGAAAGCAAGCTTATCGATGCTTACTTAAAGCAGAACGAAATGCAGAACAAATTTTTCCATACCAAAGCGATGTTGTTCAAGAGTTTGGCCATAAACCCCAAAGCATTGTAA
- a CDS encoding HlyD family secretion protein — MLNISSNNKLNEKVDLTGYKAGQKVFHKRHYKHFNRFLAYFSITVFFMMFLPWTQNITGRGFLTTLTPDQRPQTIQSPIPGRIEKWYVREGDYVQKGDTILYISEVKSEYFDPNLVERTGQQIKAKEMAVTSYQEKVKALNQQINALKSELGLKLEQARNKLVQSKLKVKSDSIDLEAANTNITIAQRQYDRTQKLQEEGLKAVTDVEEKRLKLQETQAKLISQENKLLTSKNDVINAQVEINRVKAEYTDKISKAQSDLYTAQSNQFDSEAQVTKLENQYTNYEMRNNMLYIRAPQNGYITKAIQSGIGETFKEGAQLVGIMPADYDVAVETFVEPIDLPLIHLDEKVRIQFDGWPAIVFSGWPNASYGTFGGKVVAIENFISPNGKYRVLLAPDEEEAPWPKDIRVGSGASTIALLEDVPVWFELWRQLNGFPPNYYQPQNTSANATKK; from the coding sequence ATGCTCAATATTTCTTCCAATAACAAGTTGAACGAGAAAGTGGACCTTACAGGTTATAAGGCGGGCCAAAAAGTCTTTCATAAAAGACATTACAAACATTTTAATCGCTTTTTGGCGTATTTTTCCATAACAGTGTTCTTTATGATGTTTTTGCCCTGGACGCAGAATATCACGGGTAGAGGGTTCCTTACAACGCTGACACCGGATCAAAGACCGCAGACCATACAGTCCCCGATACCTGGCCGAATAGAAAAATGGTATGTAAGAGAAGGGGACTATGTGCAAAAAGGGGATACCATCCTATATATTTCCGAAGTAAAAAGTGAGTATTTCGACCCCAATTTGGTAGAGCGCACCGGTCAGCAGATCAAAGCAAAGGAAATGGCCGTAACGTCGTATCAGGAAAAGGTCAAAGCGCTGAACCAACAAATAAATGCACTCAAAAGTGAGTTGGGACTAAAATTGGAGCAAGCCCGAAATAAATTGGTGCAGTCCAAATTAAAGGTGAAAAGCGACAGTATTGATCTGGAAGCGGCAAACACCAACATTACCATTGCCCAACGGCAGTACGATCGTACTCAAAAATTACAAGAAGAAGGCCTAAAAGCTGTGACAGATGTTGAGGAGAAACGCCTTAAGTTGCAAGAGACCCAGGCCAAATTGATAAGTCAGGAAAACAAATTGTTGACCAGTAAAAACGATGTGATCAATGCGCAAGTGGAAATCAATAGGGTAAAGGCGGAGTATACGGATAAGATTTCCAAGGCACAGAGCGATCTGTACACGGCGCAATCCAATCAGTTCGATTCCGAGGCACAGGTAACAAAATTGGAGAATCAATATACCAACTACGAGATGAGGAACAATATGTTGTACATACGTGCTCCTCAAAATGGGTATATTACAAAGGCGATCCAATCCGGAATCGGGGAAACTTTTAAAGAAGGTGCCCAATTGGTAGGTATAATGCCCGCTGATTATGATGTGGCCGTAGAAACATTTGTGGAGCCCATAGATTTGCCTTTGATTCATTTGGATGAAAAAGTACGGATTCAGTTTGATGGATGGCCGGCTATCGTATTTAGCGGCTGGCCCAATGCATCCTACGGTACTTTTGGCGGTAAGGTCGTGGCCATCGAAAACTTCATCAGCCCCAATGGGAAATACCGGGTACTATTGGCGCCGGACGAAGAAGAAGCCCCATGGCCAAAAGATATTCGTGTAGGATCCGGAGCAAGTACCATCGCACTTTTGGAAGACGTTCCGGTTTGGTTTGAATTGTGGAGACAGCTCAACGGCTTCCCTCCAAATTATTATCAACCCCAAAATACTAGCGCAAATGCCACAAAGAAATAG
- a CDS encoding peptidase domain-containing ABC transporter, with product MAKHILTAWQRLTGLLTLDKKDIFQIFYYAIFAGLVNLSLPLGIQAIINLIQGARVSTSWIVLVVLVTLGVAFVGVLQLMQIRIIENLQQKIFTRASFEFAYRFPKIKMSELRYYYPPELANRFFDTLTVQKSLSKILIDFPAALLQIVFGLLLLSFYHPFFIIYGLLLLLLIYIVFKFTAQRGLDTSLEESKIKYKVAHWVQEIARSIISFKLSGKTSHALDKNDALVSDYLEARENHFKVLVLQFIQMIGFKVLVTAGLLLIGGLLVLDQQMNIGQFVAAEIIILLVISSVEKLILGLETFYDLLTSLEKMGQVVDKKLEPKDGETPFNDQDGLTIELQDVVYKVPGLEKKIIDNLSLTVGPDSKLLILGKSGSGRSTLLRMMAGILEPDSGKIYVNNVSLQGVKLSQYRAYLGHSLKEEYPFEGTLLDNITFGNKDIPMEDVYWALEKVGLTEFVKEQPQGLKTILYPEGKKIPDFISRKIVLARSVVTRPKLMILKDPLEQYDEEATERMMDFLTDPANGWALVVVSENPKWESRCNQIIRMDNGRLTNIK from the coding sequence ATGGCTAAACATATACTCACGGCTTGGCAACGGTTAACGGGACTTCTGACCTTGGACAAGAAAGACATTTTTCAGATATTTTACTATGCAATTTTTGCCGGATTGGTCAACCTTTCCCTGCCATTGGGGATACAGGCCATAATTAATCTTATACAGGGGGCCAGAGTAAGCACATCGTGGATCGTGCTGGTAGTTTTGGTCACCTTGGGGGTTGCATTTGTAGGTGTTTTGCAATTGATGCAGATACGAATCATTGAAAATTTACAACAGAAAATTTTTACCAGGGCATCTTTTGAGTTTGCTTACCGATTTCCAAAAATTAAGATGAGCGAATTGAGGTATTACTATCCACCAGAACTTGCCAATCGTTTTTTTGATACGCTGACCGTCCAAAAATCACTGTCCAAAATATTGATAGATTTTCCAGCAGCTCTGTTGCAGATCGTATTTGGTCTGTTGCTGCTATCCTTTTATCATCCGTTCTTTATCATATACGGACTCTTGTTGCTCTTATTGATTTACATCGTATTCAAATTTACGGCACAAAGAGGGTTGGATACCAGTTTGGAAGAATCAAAAATAAAGTACAAAGTGGCGCATTGGGTACAGGAGATCGCCCGATCCATTATTAGTTTTAAACTTTCTGGAAAAACATCCCATGCCTTGGACAAGAACGATGCTCTTGTAAGTGATTATTTAGAGGCCAGGGAAAACCACTTTAAAGTATTGGTCCTACAATTTATTCAAATGATCGGTTTTAAGGTCTTGGTTACGGCGGGATTGTTGTTGATCGGAGGATTATTGGTTCTGGACCAGCAAATGAACATAGGACAGTTCGTAGCTGCGGAAATCATTATTCTTTTGGTGATCAGTTCTGTTGAAAAACTGATTTTGGGATTGGAAACATTTTATGACCTTTTAACCTCTTTAGAAAAAATGGGGCAGGTCGTGGACAAGAAATTGGAGCCCAAAGACGGGGAAACCCCATTCAATGATCAAGATGGGTTAACGATTGAACTACAAGACGTAGTGTACAAGGTTCCCGGACTGGAAAAGAAGATTATAGATAACCTGTCCTTGACCGTTGGTCCCGATTCCAAATTGTTGATATTGGGAAAAAGTGGTTCCGGCCGGTCCACGCTCTTAAGAATGATGGCTGGGATCCTAGAACCCGATTCCGGTAAAATATATGTGAACAATGTATCGCTCCAAGGTGTAAAACTGAGCCAGTACCGTGCATATTTAGGGCATTCCCTTAAAGAAGAATATCCATTCGAGGGAACGCTGTTGGACAATATTACCTTTGGGAACAAAGATATACCGATGGAAGATGTGTACTGGGCCTTGGAGAAAGTGGGGCTTACTGAGTTCGTTAAAGAACAGCCACAGGGACTTAAAACCATCTTGTATCCCGAGGGTAAAAAAATACCGGACTTTATCTCCAGAAAAATTGTTTTGGCACGCAGTGTTGTTACCAGACCAAAGCTAATGATCTTAAAGGACCCTTTGGAGCAATACGATGAAGAAGCAACAGAACGGATGATGGACTTCCTTACGGATCCGGCCAATGGATGGGCACTTGTAGTGGTTAGCGAGAACCCAAAATGGGAGAGTCGCTGTAATCAGATCATTCGAATGGACAACGGTAGATTGACAAACATAAAATAA
- a CDS encoding TetR/AcrR family transcriptional regulator, with protein MDLLMKSLKIGVNEKLYIKDPESSTLGKNIVQHSILLIDEIGFDHFTFKKLGEKINSNESSIYRYFENKHKLLLYLATWYWGWMEYRMVFATNGISDSVKKLEKAVEILTKSIEEDTSVTHVNEVVLSRLIINEYSKSYLVKEINQENKDGYFVVYKRLINRLSDMIKAVDDHYPYPISLASNVLEGSLHQYFLQEHFPTITNCNHKITPTTFFTDLIFRTLNKKVNG; from the coding sequence ATGGATTTACTTATGAAATCCTTAAAAATTGGAGTTAACGAGAAACTCTATATAAAAGACCCGGAGTCTTCCACTTTAGGAAAGAATATTGTGCAGCACAGTATACTGTTGATAGATGAAATCGGGTTTGATCATTTTACCTTCAAAAAACTGGGAGAAAAAATAAACTCCAACGAAAGTTCCATTTATCGGTATTTCGAGAACAAGCATAAACTTCTCCTCTATTTGGCCACGTGGTATTGGGGATGGATGGAGTATAGAATGGTTTTTGCCACCAATGGGATATCCGACTCGGTAAAAAAACTGGAAAAGGCGGTGGAGATCTTGACCAAGAGCATTGAGGAGGATACTTCCGTGACCCATGTGAACGAAGTGGTATTGAGCAGATTGATCATCAACGAATACTCCAAATCCTATTTGGTAAAAGAAATCAACCAAGAAAACAAGGACGGTTACTTTGTTGTTTACAAAAGACTGATCAACCGTCTCAGTGATATGATCAAAGCAGTGGACGATCACTATCCTTATCCGATCAGTTTGGCCAGCAACGTTTTGGAAGGATCGCTCCATCAATATTTTTTGCAGGAACATTTCCCTACCATAACCAATTGTAACCATAAGATAACACCAACAACTTTTTTTACAGATTTAATTTTTCGCACCTTAAACAAAAAAGTAAATGGCTAA
- a CDS encoding DNA-3-methyladenine glycosylase I, giving the protein MKKHRCGWCLGDPLYEAYHDTEWGVPVKDDSTLFEFLILETFQAGLSWITVLRKRENFREAFDNFDYNKIAQYNQTKIDSLLQNPGIIRNKLKVNATVSNARAFMATQKEFGSFSKYIWDFVNGNPIKNEWENYRDAPATTELSDIISKDLKKRGFKFVGSTVIYAHMQATGMVNDHEVNCFRYHEV; this is encoded by the coding sequence ATGAAGAAACACAGGTGTGGATGGTGCTTGGGCGACCCGCTCTACGAAGCTTACCACGACACGGAATGGGGAGTTCCGGTTAAGGATGACTCCACGCTCTTCGAGTTTTTGATACTTGAAACGTTTCAAGCTGGTTTGAGCTGGATCACTGTTTTACGCAAACGCGAAAATTTTAGGGAGGCCTTTGATAATTTCGACTACAATAAGATTGCTCAATACAATCAAACCAAAATCGATAGCCTGTTACAAAACCCGGGCATCATCAGAAATAAATTAAAAGTAAATGCCACGGTATCCAATGCACGGGCATTTATGGCCACGCAAAAAGAGTTTGGTAGTTTTAGCAAGTATATTTGGGATTTTGTGAACGGCAATCCCATTAAAAACGAATGGGAAAATTATAGGGATGCTCCTGCCACTACCGAACTATCCGACATTATTAGCAAGGATCTAAAAAAACGAGGGTTCAAGTTTGTTGGCAGTACGGTTATTTACGCCCATATGCAGGCCACCGGTATGGTAAACGACCACGAAGTAAATTGTTTTAGATACCATGAAGTATAA
- a CDS encoding DUF2490 domain-containing protein, protein MCCTKRLLLFVLLLSVSPTIWAQKNLTAYLQPQIAVNYKVAGSYSHNFSLASRNYIFSNEDFLLRARQLDLAHFSNLNIRDNQSIALGVQYRFRNNFEDKENELRTTQQYNIAQRPNAIRYGHRIRAEQRITQSLTTHRFRYRYAMDFPLIGEKLDLGEPYFVGSLENLLSVAKGTSPQYDTRLSGQVGWQLQGGLKLQMGIEYRLEDYSSSLPQNILFLLTSMQLSL, encoded by the coding sequence ATGTGCTGTACTAAGCGATTGCTTTTGTTTGTTTTATTACTTTCGGTATCCCCGACCATTTGGGCCCAAAAAAACTTAACGGCCTATTTGCAGCCACAGATCGCGGTCAACTACAAGGTTGCCGGATCGTACTCCCACAACTTTTCTTTGGCGAGCCGAAATTATATTTTTAGCAATGAGGATTTTCTTTTAAGAGCCAGGCAATTGGACCTTGCCCATTTTTCCAATTTAAATATCCGCGACAATCAAAGTATTGCACTAGGGGTCCAATATAGGTTCAGAAACAACTTCGAGGACAAAGAAAATGAACTGAGAACAACCCAACAATACAACATTGCCCAAAGGCCCAATGCCATACGTTACGGACATCGGATACGTGCCGAACAACGAATTACCCAATCGCTCACCACTCATCGGTTTCGATATAGGTATGCCATGGACTTTCCTTTAATCGGGGAAAAACTGGACTTGGGCGAACCTTATTTTGTTGGCAGTTTGGAAAATTTGCTGAGCGTTGCCAAAGGTACTTCACCACAATACGATACGCGCCTTTCCGGCCAGGTAGGGTGGCAACTCCAAGGGGGGTTAAAGCTTCAAATGGGTATTGAATATAGGCTGGAAGATTACAGCTCCTCTTTACCACAAAACATTCTTTTTCTATTGACGAGCATGCAGTTGTCCTTGTAG
- the aat gene encoding leucyl/phenylalanyl-tRNA--protein transferase — MGKRLQFPPVETAGEDGLLAVGGDLSPERLLLAYKNGIFPWFNDDSLILWWTPDPRMVLFPEKVKISKSMRKLIREGKFTLTQNKCFEQVIDYCAQIHRKGQEGTWITPEMKMAYMNLYKKGFIKSYEVWEDGELVGGLYGVDLGHVFCGESMFSLTSNASKFAFIKMAQEMYKNGYRIIDCQVHTDHLESLGAELLPRKEFMKILQGQLHARQ, encoded by the coding sequence TTGGGCAAAAGATTGCAGTTTCCTCCCGTTGAAACTGCTGGAGAAGATGGATTGCTCGCTGTTGGGGGCGATTTATCCCCAGAAAGATTATTGTTGGCCTATAAGAATGGTATTTTCCCTTGGTTCAACGATGATTCCCTGATACTCTGGTGGACACCGGACCCGAGAATGGTCCTTTTTCCAGAAAAGGTGAAGATTTCCAAAAGTATGCGCAAACTGATCCGTGAAGGAAAATTTACCCTTACCCAGAATAAATGTTTTGAGCAAGTCATAGATTATTGCGCTCAAATACATCGAAAAGGGCAAGAGGGTACCTGGATTACACCTGAAATGAAAATGGCCTATATGAATCTCTATAAAAAAGGATTTATTAAATCCTACGAGGTCTGGGAAGATGGCGAACTAGTCGGTGGCTTGTACGGAGTGGACCTGGGACATGTATTTTGTGGAGAAAGTATGTTCAGTCTAACTTCCAATGCATCCAAGTTCGCATTTATAAAAATGGCCCAAGAAATGTATAAAAACGGGTATCGGATCATTGACTGCCAAGTGCATACGGATCACCTGGAAAGTTTGGGTGCCGAATTGCTGCCCAGAAAGGAATTTATGAAAATCCTACAAGGACAACTGCATGCTCGTCAATAG
- a CDS encoding DUF3127 domain-containing protein has product MEVQGRIKMIDETKTYGNNGFRKREMVVTTEEQYPQHIMIEFVQDKCDLLNNYSVGQMVKVSINLRGREWVNPQGETKYFNSIQGWRIENLQQEQGSDNMPPVPPMEAFEPADDLNEEDHDDLPF; this is encoded by the coding sequence ATGGAAGTTCAGGGAAGAATAAAAATGATAGACGAGACCAAGACATACGGCAATAATGGTTTCAGAAAAAGAGAGATGGTCGTGACCACCGAAGAGCAATATCCACAACATATAATGATAGAGTTTGTGCAGGATAAATGTGATTTGCTGAACAACTACAGTGTTGGGCAAATGGTCAAGGTAAGTATCAACCTAAGAGGAAGGGAATGGGTAAACCCACAAGGCGAAACCAAATATTTTAACTCTATCCAAGGATGGCGTATAGAAAACTTGCAACAAGAGCAAGGATCGGACAATATGCCACCCGTACCCCCAATGGAAGCTTTTGAGCCTGCGGACGATCTAAATGAGGAGGATCATGATGACCTGCCGTTTTAA
- a CDS encoding sensor histidine kinase produces the protein MNFSPKRKTSNIIMLISAFVIVSLILWNTNSFFRKFKEEERLKMEIWATAQLELIQSSVDQELGNLTLKVLGNNTSTPMILVNEEGSYKTHNIPEDKITDSVYIHKKIVQFKNENEPIQIIQEDELLETLYYGNSEVLNKLKYYPLALLLIIFLFGAVIFFFFRTNKASEQNKLWAGMAKETAHQIGTPLTSLLGWNELLKSEDINPEVTQEIAKDIDRLETITERFSKIGSIPELREHDIVDETKKAYDYLKQRSSKLVHFSFSSNVDQAMVLMNPPLYNWSIENLVKNGIDAMKGKGNIAIQIEKKGQNINILISDTGHGIPKSDFQNIFDPGVTSKQRGWGLGLSLVKRIVEEYHKGKIKVFSSSKEGTIMQISIRAL, from the coding sequence ATGAACTTTAGTCCAAAAAGGAAAACCTCCAATATTATAATGCTGATCTCGGCATTCGTGATCGTCAGTCTTATTTTGTGGAATACCAATAGTTTCTTCCGTAAATTCAAGGAGGAGGAACGTTTAAAGATGGAAATTTGGGCCACTGCACAATTGGAGCTCATCCAATCCTCTGTAGATCAAGAACTGGGCAACCTAACCCTTAAAGTCCTTGGCAACAACACGTCGACCCCCATGATCTTGGTCAACGAGGAGGGTTCTTACAAAACACACAATATCCCGGAGGACAAAATAACCGATAGTGTATATATCCATAAAAAAATCGTTCAGTTCAAAAACGAGAATGAGCCCATACAGATCATTCAGGAAGACGAACTGCTGGAAACCTTATATTATGGCAATTCCGAGGTGCTGAACAAACTAAAATACTACCCTTTGGCCCTACTTTTGATCATTTTCTTGTTTGGCGCCGTAATCTTCTTTTTCTTTCGTACCAATAAGGCTTCCGAGCAAAATAAACTTTGGGCGGGCATGGCCAAGGAAACCGCGCACCAGATAGGAACCCCCTTAACTTCTTTGTTGGGATGGAACGAACTGCTCAAATCGGAAGATATCAACCCTGAGGTTACCCAAGAAATTGCCAAGGACATCGACCGTTTGGAGACCATTACCGAGCGTTTTTCCAAAATTGGCTCCATACCTGAGCTTCGGGAACACGATATTGTCGACGAGACCAAAAAAGCTTATGATTACCTTAAACAGCGTAGTTCCAAATTGGTCCATTTTTCTTTTAGTTCCAATGTGGATCAGGCCATGGTATTGATGAATCCCCCACTCTACAACTGGAGTATTGAAAATTTGGTAAAAAACGGTATCGATGCCATGAAGGGCAAAGGCAACATTGCCATACAGATTGAAAAAAAGGGGCAAAATATCAACATATTGATCTCGGACACCGGCCACGGAATCCCTAAAAGTGATTTTCAAAATATTTTTGACCCAGGGGTAACATCCAAGCAAAGGGGCTGGGGATTAGGCCTTTCTTTGGTAAAAAGAATCGTTGAGGAGTACCATAAAGGAAAAATTAAAGTATTTTCGTCCAGTAAAGAAGGAACTATCATGCAGATTTCCATAAGAGCACTATAA
- a CDS encoding HIT family protein, whose product MASIFTKIINGDIPSYKIAEDEDNFAFLDINPNTKGHTLCVPKKEVDKILDLDEESYMKLMAFSRKVGQAIEKAVPCKRVGMSVIGLEVPHVHVHLIPLNTMANATFQQKESLTTEEFEEVAKDIRSYLN is encoded by the coding sequence ATGGCCAGCATATTCACAAAGATCATAAACGGGGACATACCTTCCTATAAGATAGCGGAAGATGAGGATAACTTTGCTTTTTTGGATATTAACCCAAATACCAAAGGGCATACCTTGTGTGTTCCAAAAAAAGAAGTGGACAAAATCTTAGATCTTGATGAGGAATCGTACATGAAGTTGATGGCCTTTTCCAGAAAGGTGGGGCAGGCCATAGAAAAAGCTGTGCCCTGTAAGCGTGTAGGAATGTCCGTAATCGGGCTCGAAGTTCCACATGTGCATGTGCATTTAATACCTTTGAACACGATGGCAAACGCAACTTTTCAACAAAAAGAAAGTTTGACCACAGAAGAATTCGAAGAAGTGGCCAAGGATATAAGATCTTACCTCAATTAA